The nucleotide sequence TACCTGCCCAATGCATCCAGAGATCGAGGAAGATGAGCCTGGGGATTGCCCAATTTGCGGTATGGATCTGGTTGCTAAAGATCCTGAACCCGATGCGCAAAATTCAACTTATTTAAAACTGCGTAAAAAGTTTTGGCTTTCTATAGCCTTTGCGTTGCCGATTTTTCTCATTGCAATGTCTGATATGCTAAATGAGAATCCGCTTTACCAAATTATGGATTTACAATATTGGAATTGGGTGCAATTTGGATTATCGATCCCGGTAGTATTTTATACCGCCTGGATGTTTTTTGAACGCGCCTGGAAATCTATAGTGAAATGGAATTTAAACATGTTTACACTGGTAGGAATCGGTTCTGGGATAGCTTGGGTTTTTAGTGTGTTAGGATTATTATTTCCAGATATTTTTCCCGATCAGTTTAAAACGGAAGCGGGAACGGTGCATGTTTATTTTGAAGCCGCTACGGTAATTTTAACTTTGGTACTATTAGGCCAAATGTTAGAAGCCCGAGCACACGATCGTACCAATTCGGCTATAAAAGAATTACTGAAACTGGCGCCCAATAAAGCGACTAGAATTAAAGATGGAAAAGAAGAAGTTGTAGCGATTGATGAGATTGAGGAAGGTGATATTTTAAAAGTAAAACCCGGAGAAAAAATCCCGGTAGACGGAATAATTAAAGAAGGAAAATCTTCTATTGATGAAAGTATGATTACCGGAGAACCTGTTCCTGTAGAGAAATCTGCTGAAGATAAAATAACTTCAGGAACTATAAACGGGAATTCTTCTTTCACGATGATTGCCGAGCAAGTGGGCGATGAAACCTTGCTTTCGCAAATTATCCAGATGGTAAACGATGCTAGTAGATCGCAAGCTCCAATTCAACGTTTAGCCGATAAAATTTCAGGGTATTTCGTGCCGATTGTGGTATTAATTTCGGTTATCACTTTTGTGATTTGGGCTATTGTTGGTCCGTCGCCATCGTATGTTTATGCTTTTGTAAATGCTATTGCGGTTCTAATTATTGCTTGCCCTTGTGCTTTAGGTTTAGCTACGCCAATGTCGGTTATGGTAGGAATAGGGAAAGGAGCGCAAAATGGAGTATTGATTAAAAATGCTCAGGCTTTGGAGCAGATGAATCAGATTGATATACTAATTATCGATAAAACCGGAACCATTACAGAGGGTAAACCTTCCGTAGAAAAAATAGTGAGTGTTGGGGATTATTCAGAAGATGAGATTGCACAATTTATCGCTGCTTTAAATAGCCATAGCGAACATCCATTAGCTTCAGCAACGATAAAATATGCTAAAGAGAAGGAAATTAAAATTGAAGAAGCTTCAAATTTCGATTCGATTACCGGAAAAGGCGTAATTGGAGAATTTCAGCAGAAAAAATTAGCGCTGGGAAATAAGGCGATTTTAGATGAAATGAGTATTAATACTTCAGAAAAAATAGATCGTCAAATTGAAGAATTTCAGCAACAAGGAAAAACGGTTTCTTATTTAAGTGTGGCAAATAAGGTTGAAGGCTTCGTAGTGATTTCAGACCCGATAAAGAAAACAAGTAAAGAGGCGCTTGCTAAGCTAAAAGAAGATGGCGTTGATGTTATTATGCTTACCGGCGATAACGAACGTACAGCCAAAGCAGTTGCCGATGAAATGGAAATTGATTTTAAAGCTGGAATGCTGCCACAGGATAAAATGAGAGAGGTTGAAAAACTTCAGCAACAAGGACGAAAAGTAGCTGCTGCGGGAGACGGAATTAACGATGCCCCAGCTTTAGCAAAAGCGGATATCGGAATTGCGATGGGAACCGGAACCGATGTTGCTATAGAAAGTGCAGAGATTACTTTGGTAAAAGGCGATTTAAAAGCGGTACTAAAAGCACGGAAACTAAGTGATAAAGTAATGGCGAATATTAAGCAAAATCTATTTTTTGCTTTGATTTATAACAGTATAGGCGTACCGATTGCTGCCGGAATTCTATATCCTTTCTTCGGAATTTTATTATCACCAATGATTGCTGCTTTGGCGATGAGTTTTAGTTCGGTTTCGGTAATTGCAAATGCGCTGAGGTTACGTGCTGCGAAACTTGATTAGAATAAGTAACATTTTAAAAAATTAATTTATGAATGATTTTTTAAGCAAATGGGGAGAAGCTGCAAATACCAGTCTGGGTTTTTTCTGGATGGCGTTATGGGCTTTTGCGCTGGGATATGTGATAAGTAGTTGTATTCAGGTTTTTGTAACCGAAAAACGGATGCAAAAAACAATGGGTGAAAATGAATCTAAGGGTGTCTTGCTGGGAACATTTTTCGGTTTTATAAGCAGCTCTTGTAGTTTCGCCGCTTTAGCTTCTACGAAGAGTTTGTTTAAAAAAGGAGCAAGTTTTGTTTCAAGTATCGCATTTTTACTGGCTTCGACTAATTTAGTGATAGAGCTGGGAATCATTATTTCAATATTCCTAGGATGGCAGTTTGTTGTAGGAGAATATTTAGGCGGAGTTTTACTCATCTTGATCAGTTGGTTGCTTATTCGTTTATTTCATCCTAAAGCACTTATTAAGAACGCCAGAGAAAGACTTCAAACTGATGAGGATGACGATAATGACGACCAGAAATCCTGGAAGAAAAGAATAAAAACTGAAAAAAGCTGGGCAAAGGTTTCTCAGCAATACGGAATGGAGTGGAAAATGGTGTGGAAAGATGTGACGCTTGGTTTTACTATTGCCGGGATTGTTGCAGCTTTTATTCCGGATTCCTTTTTTCAAACACTATTTATTAATAGCGGGCAGGGAAATACAAATTTTTCATTTTTGACGATCTTAGAACATATTATTGTTGGTCCTGTGGTTGCGTTTATAACGTTTATTGGTTCGATGGGTAATATTCCATTAGCCGCGCTGTTATTTGGTAAAGGAGTAAGTTTTGCCGGGGTCATTGCTTTTATTTTTAGTGATTTGGTAGTTTTTCCTGTTCTGAGAATAAACGCAAAATATTATGGTTGGAAAATGTCCTTTTTCATCTTAATGCTTTTATTTATTTCTTTAGTTGGAGCTTCTTTATTATTGCATTACGGATTTTTAAGTTTCGATTTAATTCCAGATCCTTCTAGCGTGCAGGTTCAAGATCAGACTTTTTTTAAAATAGATTATACCTTTTTTCTGAATATTGCTTTTTTGCTTATTTCAGGATATTTGATCTACTTAGGTTTCTTTAAAAGAACCGATGTAATGCAAATGAAAGAAATGGCGCCAAAAAGTAAATTGATGGAAAAAAGCCTAAAATATATTGCTTTTGTTTGTTACGCCTGGCTCGCTGGCGGGATGATCGTAAAATATTTTATTCAGTAATTAAGAAATAAAAAAAGAGAAGCTAAAAGCTTCTCTTTTTGCAATTAAACTAGAATAAATAGGAGTTATTTGGGGTTTACTCTTTACCTTTTTTGACGCTCTGCGAATGCCATTCTTTTTGTTGCTTTCCAAAGCTCATATTGCTCTTTACTCAAAATTTCCAGCATAGCTTGTTGAAATGCTATTTCTCTATCTAGACGCGCATTCATTTGCTCAAATGATTGCTCTCTAAGATTACTATTTTTAGCAGCTTCTTTTCTGTCTTCTTTTAGTTCATGCTTTTCTTCAGCGTGATTTACATATAATTTCTGAAATTCTTTTTGCTGGTGTTCGGTTAGATCTAGGTCTAATGTTAATCTTTTTGATTTCAGAATAGCTTTTTCTTCAGCAGTCATATTCATAGCTGCACGTTCCTTCATTTGCTTTCTACGACTTTCTTTCTGCTGCGCAAAAGAAGATATCGAAACAAGCATCATCATTAAAAAACATAATTTTTTCATCTTGAAGCGATTTAAAGTGAATTCCTTACTAAGACTGTTAAAATACTAAAAGGTTTAATTAAATCATCTGAAAACTTCACATAAAAAAACCTGCCTCGTGGGGGAGACAGGTTTAAATCTAATAAATCATATAGATTCTATGGATAGATTAGTCGTTAGGGTTTAGAATTTCATCTATTCGTTCTAATGCATCCTGAAGGTGATATCTAGTTAACGTATCTCCTGATCGGTACATAGAATTTCTTATTTGTCTTTGGAGTGTCTTTAATTCTCCTCTAACAATTGGTCGAATATCACTTTGCGCTACATTTACGTTAGTTCTACTAACCCAACGGCGATAAGCACTAGGAATCGCTGCCTGATCTTCGGTCATTAAATGTCCTAAACGATCGATATACGCTCTTTGTAAGTTTCTACGATATCTATCGATTTTTTTACCTGAATTTAATTCGTTCCAGATTCCAGAACGTAAGTCTTCCATCATGTCTAGAAGCGTATATGCTTCTTTCCCATTAACTTCTTCGTTTTCAAGTAAACGTTGCATTCTTCCGAAGTCAAGTACGTTAGAAAGTGTACTACTTTGCATACTTCTAATTCTTTCGATATTTCCGTCGAATTCGATTTTATTGAAAATGTCCTGATCGATTAACCAATTTGGAGTTTCAAACAATTGTTCTTGTAAAAAGTCCATTGCTCTTTCCTGTTTTTCTTTGGCAACATGCGTATAAACGGCACCTTCCTGGTCGTAGGTTTTAGAGTTCTCGTAAACACCACCAATATTAGCAGCTACGTGACCCATATAGCGATTTAGTTGGCTAAGCACCTGGCCATAAAGCTCGTCTAAGTCTTCGTAATCCTTACCATCTTCAGCAGTCCACTCTATTAATTTAGGAACAATACGCTTCAAGTTTTTGATACCGTATTCACTAGCAAGCATTGCGTCGTCACCAAGATCTTCTGTTTGAGAAGAAGGGTCTATTACTCCGCCACTTTGCTGACTTCCGAAGCGATATAAAGGATCACCTGCATGTTCTAAAATCCATTCATCTAAAACAGGCTTTTCTTCTCTACCTTCTTTTTCTGGAATAGGTTTATATCCCCACATAATCGCATACTTGTCGTAAGGACCAATATTTGGCATTAAAGCAACATCACCATCACCTGGCTGAGCTACATAATTGAAACGTGCATAATCCATAATTGATGGTGCAGTTCCATATTTTGCGGTGAATTCTGGATCACGTAAGTCTTCAACTGCATAAGCCGGGCTGCTACCCATATTGTGCGGAAGACCTAAAGTGTGACCAACTTCATGAGAAGAAACGAAACGAATTAAACGCCCCATTATTTCATCTTTAAATGCTACGCCACGAGCTTCCTCATTAATTGCAGCCGTTTGTACAAAATACCAGTTTCTAAGTAATGTCATTACATTATGGTACCAGTTGATATCAGACTCCAATATTTCTCCAGAACGTGGATCGCTTACGTGAGGACCATTCGCGTTAGGAATTGGTGAAGCTAAATAACGAACGGTTGAATAACGAACATCTTCTGGGCTCCAATCTGGATCTTCCTCTGGGGAAGGTGCCTCTTTAGCGATAATTGCATTTTTGAAACCGGCTTCTTCAAAAGCTACTTGCCAGTCTTCGATACCTTGCTTAATGTAAGGAACCCATTTTTTTGGCGTTGCACGGTCGATGTAATAAACGATTTGTTTTTTAGGTTCAACTAACTCACCGTTTTCAAACTTCTCCATGTCTTCCTCCTTAACCTCTAGTCTCCAACGGTCAAGATATTCAACAGTTTTACTCTTTTGTACGTCCAAACCATAATCGGTTTGGTTCGTTGTAAACCATCCTACACGCTCATCAAAGTAACGACGCTCCATTGGTTCTTCTGGCAAAAGAATCATAGAATTACTAAATTCTACCGAAATTGATCCTGTGCTAGAATTAGACGGAGGGTTACCCGCATTGTAGGTTTTTATATGTCGAACTTCGATATTTTCAGGATAACTTCTTATCGTATCTATAAAAGAACGGCTATCATCTAATCTCGAAACTTTATATTGTTTACGGTAGCGGTCACCTAGACCTAAAGCCTGTACATCTTTTTTGTAAAGATCGGTAACTTCGATAACAGTAGATTTGTTTATAGAATCTTTACCAATAGTTTCAACATCAAAAGAGCTTAAAATTGGCTCGAAGTTAGAGTTGACAACAGCCTCGTGAACAGGTAGCGAATCTGCAGCATAAATATCATAAGATACGACTCTTAGTAAAACCTGATCACCTTTCTTTTGCCAGCGGTGTACCTGTGTGTTTTGTTTACCACCACCAAATCCAATACCTGAGGCTGTTTTGGCGATTCTTGTTACAGTAAGCATTTCTCTATTAAAAAGGCTATCTGGAATCTCGTAGTAATACTTGTTTTTTACTTTGTGTACGGTAAAAAGACCTTTATCTGATTTTGCATCTTTAGTGATGACTTTTGCGTAAGGTTTTAATCCGTCTTTAGATTCTTCTTTTTGTGCATTAGCAGACTGATCTTTCTTGTTTTTCTGAAAAACAGCACAAGAGGCCATTAAAAAGGAAAGACCGACAGCACAAATCCTGATCGGTAATTTGTTAGTCATAAATTAGGTTTGATTTTTATTAAAGCTGAATAAATTTTTTAAGTGTGCTACACTGAAATATTCAACCTTGTTATTAGGACTCATTTTTCTTAAAAAGGTTTAAAACGAAGTTAAGGAAAATGGAAAACATGGCATTTTGTAATAAAAAAAGGCTACAAATTAATGTAGCCTTTCAGGTATAATTTTAAATAGAAGTAAGCCTTATACAACGCTTATCTTCATTTCTTCACCTTCCTTAAATACATTTATCATTTTATGTTTTCTAAGCGATTTTAGAGCTTTATCCCATTTTTTATTACTCAAGCCAGATTTCTCTTTAATAAGATCCATATTATGGTTTTCGTCATCTTTCAGTAATTGGTAAACTGCTTTTTCTTCTTCAGTAAGTTCAACCTGTTTTTTCTCCGGCTTCATTTGTGGGAAAAACAATACTTCCTGAATAGATTGATTATTGGTTAAAAACATAATTAAACGATCCATCCCAATTCCTAATCCAGATGTTGGAGGCATACCATATTCTAAAGCACGCAAGAAATCCTGATCGATAAATTCGGTTGCTTCATCATCACCTTTTTCAGCTAATCGCAATTGTTCTTCAAAGCGCTCACGCTGATCGATAGGATCGTTAAGTTCTGAATATGCATTAGCGATTTCTTTACCACAAACCATAAGCTCGAAACGCTCGGTTAATTCTGGATTT is from Zunongwangia endophytica and encodes:
- a CDS encoding heavy metal translocating P-type ATPase, with amino-acid sequence MKHTCTISGMSCQGCKSHVTKALENIPEVTKVEVNLEKGIAEISMKDNVELEKFQHALKNAGGNYQISIPTENNTSEEKLMTHSYTISGMSCNGCRSHVEKTLNEVEGVENAKVNLEKGIAEISMKDHIELEKFQQALENAGGNYQISIPTGKNTSEEKLMTHNYHVSGMSCNGCRSHVEKTLNDVEGVENAEVNLEKAEATISMHHHIKIEKFQEALKNDGGGYEIHSADHKHHHSEKTKKKKKPKAKGNGKWYCPMHCEGDKMYDEPRDCPVCGMDLVQEQILSASNTTYTCPMHPEIEEDEPGDCPICGMDLVAKDPEPDAQNSTYLKLRKKFWLSIAFALPIFLIAMSDMLNENPLYQIMDLQYWNWVQFGLSIPVVFYTAWMFFERAWKSIVKWNLNMFTLVGIGSGIAWVFSVLGLLFPDIFPDQFKTEAGTVHVYFEAATVILTLVLLGQMLEARAHDRTNSAIKELLKLAPNKATRIKDGKEEVVAIDEIEEGDILKVKPGEKIPVDGIIKEGKSSIDESMITGEPVPVEKSAEDKITSGTINGNSSFTMIAEQVGDETLLSQIIQMVNDASRSQAPIQRLADKISGYFVPIVVLISVITFVIWAIVGPSPSYVYAFVNAIAVLIIACPCALGLATPMSVMVGIGKGAQNGVLIKNAQALEQMNQIDILIIDKTGTITEGKPSVEKIVSVGDYSEDEIAQFIAALNSHSEHPLASATIKYAKEKEIKIEEASNFDSITGKGVIGEFQQKKLALGNKAILDEMSINTSEKIDRQIEEFQQQGKTVSYLSVANKVEGFVVISDPIKKTSKEALAKLKEDGVDVIMLTGDNERTAKAVADEMEIDFKAGMLPQDKMREVEKLQQQGRKVAAAGDGINDAPALAKADIGIAMGTGTDVAIESAEITLVKGDLKAVLKARKLSDKVMANIKQNLFFALIYNSIGVPIAAGILYPFFGILLSPMIAALAMSFSSVSVIANALRLRAAKLD
- a CDS encoding permease; amino-acid sequence: MNDFLSKWGEAANTSLGFFWMALWAFALGYVISSCIQVFVTEKRMQKTMGENESKGVLLGTFFGFISSSCSFAALASTKSLFKKGASFVSSIAFLLASTNLVIELGIIISIFLGWQFVVGEYLGGVLLILISWLLIRLFHPKALIKNARERLQTDEDDDNDDQKSWKKRIKTEKSWAKVSQQYGMEWKMVWKDVTLGFTIAGIVAAFIPDSFFQTLFINSGQGNTNFSFLTILEHIIVGPVVAFITFIGSMGNIPLAALLFGKGVSFAGVIAFIFSDLVVFPVLRINAKYYGWKMSFFILMLLFISLVGASLLLHYGFLSFDLIPDPSSVQVQDQTFFKIDYTFFLNIAFLLISGYLIYLGFFKRTDVMQMKEMAPKSKLMEKSLKYIAFVCYAWLAGGMIVKYFIQ
- a CDS encoding zinc-dependent metalloprotease, encoding MTNKLPIRICAVGLSFLMASCAVFQKNKKDQSANAQKEESKDGLKPYAKVITKDAKSDKGLFTVHKVKNKYYYEIPDSLFNREMLTVTRIAKTASGIGFGGGKQNTQVHRWQKKGDQVLLRVVSYDIYAADSLPVHEAVVNSNFEPILSSFDVETIGKDSINKSTVIEVTDLYKKDVQALGLGDRYRKQYKVSRLDDSRSFIDTIRSYPENIEVRHIKTYNAGNPPSNSSTGSISVEFSNSMILLPEEPMERRYFDERVGWFTTNQTDYGLDVQKSKTVEYLDRWRLEVKEEDMEKFENGELVEPKKQIVYYIDRATPKKWVPYIKQGIEDWQVAFEEAGFKNAIIAKEAPSPEEDPDWSPEDVRYSTVRYLASPIPNANGPHVSDPRSGEILESDINWYHNVMTLLRNWYFVQTAAINEEARGVAFKDEIMGRLIRFVSSHEVGHTLGLPHNMGSSPAYAVEDLRDPEFTAKYGTAPSIMDYARFNYVAQPGDGDVALMPNIGPYDKYAIMWGYKPIPEKEGREEKPVLDEWILEHAGDPLYRFGSQQSGGVIDPSSQTEDLGDDAMLASEYGIKNLKRIVPKLIEWTAEDGKDYEDLDELYGQVLSQLNRYMGHVAANIGGVYENSKTYDQEGAVYTHVAKEKQERAMDFLQEQLFETPNWLIDQDIFNKIEFDGNIERIRSMQSSTLSNVLDFGRMQRLLENEEVNGKEAYTLLDMMEDLRSGIWNELNSGKKIDRYRRNLQRAYIDRLGHLMTEDQAAIPSAYRRWVSRTNVNVAQSDIRPIVRGELKTLQRQIRNSMYRSGDTLTRYHLQDALERIDEILNPND